From the genome of Rarobacter incanus, one region includes:
- a CDS encoding single-stranded DNA-binding protein, with protein MAKQQSLVTLHVWAATNPEVFTTPSGRDKVTFRIADSVRSRSPETGVWGDSKTTWYTVTAWGDLGANIAESVRKGDPLIVVGHPWVDHYIKRDGNPGVTARIEAVAVGLDLRYGTSRFARVRRAASSDEVMDEAAAIAQTNAEFNELTSELADVDPLTGELRDDAGALTDGSEIGGDSQEETVMA; from the coding sequence ATGGCAAAGCAGCAATCCTTGGTGACGCTTCACGTGTGGGCGGCAACCAATCCCGAAGTTTTCACTACTCCAAGCGGCCGCGACAAGGTGACGTTCCGCATCGCGGATTCGGTCAGGAGCCGGTCGCCGGAGACGGGCGTGTGGGGCGATTCAAAAACCACGTGGTACACGGTTACCGCCTGGGGCGACCTGGGGGCGAACATCGCCGAGTCGGTGCGCAAGGGCGACCCGCTCATCGTGGTCGGGCATCCGTGGGTGGACCATTACATCAAACGCGATGGTAATCCCGGTGTCACCGCTCGAATCGAGGCCGTCGCGGTCGGACTCGATTTACGCTACGGGACCAGCAGATTCGCGCGGGTTCGGCGCGCCGCATCGAGTGATGAGGTTATGGACGAGGCCGCCGCAATCGCCCAAACCAATGCGGAATTCAACGAGTTGACCAGTGAACTCGCAGATGTCGATCCGCTCACCGGCGAACTGCGTGACGATGCCGGGGCATTGACGGATGGCAGCGAAATCGGCGGTGATTCGCAGGAGGAAACCGTCATGGCCTAG
- the ettA gene encoding energy-dependent translational throttle protein EttA, whose product MAEFIYSMYKARKAHGDKVILDDVSLNFLPGAKIGVVGPNGAGKSTILKIMAGLDTPSNGEARLSPGFTVGILQQEPPLNDDKTVLGNVEEGVAEIKAKVDRYNEISALMADPDADFDALLAEMGVLQEEIDAANAWDLDSQLEQAMDALRCPPPEADVKVLSGGERRRVALCKLLLEKPDLLLLDEPTNHLDAESVLWLEQHLATYPGAVLAVTHDRYFLDHVAEWICEVDRGRLYPYEGNYSTYLEKKRARLEVQGKKDAKLAKRLAEELDWVRQSAKGRQAKSKARLQRYEEMAAEAERTRKLDFEEIQIPAGPRLGNVVLEATDLEKGFGDRKLIDHLSFTLPRNGIVGVIGPNGVGKTTLFKTIVGLEPLDAGTLKVGETVKISYVDQSRGGIDPKKTLWEVVSDGLDFIKVGNVEIPSRAYVASFGFKGPDQQKPAGVLSGGERNRLNLALTLKQGGNLLLLDEPTNDLDVETLGSLENALLEFPGCAVVVSHDRWFLDRVATHILAYEGTEENPSNWYWFEGNFASYEENKVERLGADAARPHRVTYRKLTRD is encoded by the coding sequence GTGGCTGAGTTCATTTATTCGATGTACAAGGCGCGCAAGGCGCACGGCGACAAGGTCATCTTGGATGATGTGTCGCTGAACTTCCTGCCCGGCGCGAAGATTGGTGTCGTTGGCCCGAACGGTGCGGGTAAGTCCACGATCCTGAAGATTATGGCGGGGCTGGACACGCCCTCGAACGGTGAGGCCCGCCTCTCGCCCGGCTTCACCGTGGGGATCTTGCAACAGGAGCCCCCGCTCAACGACGACAAGACGGTGCTTGGCAACGTCGAAGAGGGCGTCGCGGAGATCAAGGCAAAGGTCGACCGCTACAACGAGATTTCCGCGCTCATGGCGGACCCCGACGCGGACTTCGACGCGCTGCTGGCCGAAATGGGCGTGCTGCAAGAAGAAATCGACGCGGCCAACGCCTGGGACCTGGACAGCCAACTCGAGCAGGCAATGGACGCGCTGCGGTGCCCGCCGCCCGAGGCGGATGTGAAGGTGCTGTCCGGGGGTGAACGTCGCCGGGTCGCGCTGTGTAAGTTGCTGCTGGAAAAGCCTGACCTGCTGCTGCTCGACGAGCCCACGAACCACCTGGACGCAGAAAGCGTGCTGTGGTTGGAGCAACACCTGGCAACCTACCCCGGCGCCGTCCTGGCGGTTACCCACGACCGTTACTTCCTGGACCACGTCGCGGAGTGGATCTGTGAGGTCGACCGCGGGCGCCTGTACCCGTATGAGGGCAACTACTCGACGTACCTCGAAAAGAAGCGCGCCCGTCTCGAAGTGCAGGGCAAAAAGGACGCGAAGCTGGCCAAGCGTCTCGCCGAAGAGCTTGACTGGGTGCGCCAGAGCGCCAAGGGACGCCAGGCCAAGTCGAAGGCGCGCTTGCAACGCTACGAGGAGATGGCGGCCGAGGCGGAGCGCACACGCAAACTCGACTTCGAAGAGATCCAGATTCCGGCCGGTCCGCGCCTGGGCAACGTCGTCTTGGAAGCAACCGATCTAGAAAAGGGTTTCGGTGACCGCAAGCTCATCGATCACCTCAGCTTTACGCTCCCGCGCAACGGCATCGTGGGCGTGATTGGCCCCAACGGTGTGGGTAAGACGACGCTGTTCAAGACGATCGTGGGTTTGGAACCGCTGGACGCCGGAACGCTGAAGGTCGGGGAAACGGTCAAAATCTCCTACGTGGACCAGTCGCGCGGCGGCATCGACCCCAAGAAGACCCTGTGGGAGGTTGTCTCCGACGGCTTGGACTTCATCAAGGTTGGTAATGTCGAAATCCCATCGCGCGCCTACGTTGCGTCGTTCGGGTTCAAGGGCCCGGACCAGCAAAAGCCCGCGGGAGTGCTCTCGGGTGGGGAGCGCAACCGCCTCAACCTGGCGCTCACGCTCAAGCAGGGCGGCAACCTGTTGCTGCTCGACGAGCCGACCAACGACCTGGACGTCGAGACGCTCGGCTCGCTGGAAAACGCGTTGCTGGAGTTCCCCGGCTGCGCCGTCGTCGTCAGCCACGACCGGTGGTTCCTGGACAGGGTCGCAACCCACATCCTCGCCTACGAAGGAACGGAAGAGAACCCGTCGAATTGGTACTGGTTCG